GTCATTGCTGACCCAAGTGGCCGCCAACGGGCTGCAGGAATTGGGTGATGCATTGGAAGTGCTTGTCGCCAACGAGGATTCGGCCGAAGTGTGCCTGCGGTCGGGTCTGCTCGCCCTGATCGACATCGGTCGTGACCGGCCGCACCTGTATCGGTTGATGTTCAGCACGCCGACAGGGGATATCGCGGGGGCGGTCCAGGCGGCCGAGCGAACCCAGCACCTGTTCCTCGACATCGTGGGTCGTATTACCGGTCCGCGACAGGCGCACCGTTACGGTGCTCTGCTGCTGACGACGGCCCACGGCATCACCGGGCTGGACCTCAGTGGCCACCTCGATATGGCCAAGTGGCACACCACGGCTGAAGAGCTGGTCGACACCGTCATCTCGCTATTGCCGAAGTCGAAGTAGCTGGGCGAACGCGCCGGCGGCCGCGTCCACTCCTGCGTCATCGCCAGTGGCGACCAGGTCGAGCAACAGTCCGCGGACGACCGCGAGCCCGAGTCGCGCCGCCGCGGGCTCGGCCAGACCCTCGGTGAGCTCTAGCCACTCGTCGACGGCGCCGGGGACCATTCGGTCAAAAGGCTTCTCGCCGTTGGCCGCCCGCGCGTAGCACTCGAAGAACAGTCGCTCGAACGGCCGCAGTTCTGGGCGCCTCACATCGGCCCACATCGCGGCAAAGTGATCGGCTGGATCGGTCGGCAGATCGGCCAGGACGGCCATCTGCCGGCGCTCGACTTCCGCGACGATCGCCAGTAGAAGCTCGTCACGAGAACCGAAGTGATGCAACAGCATTCGGTGGCTGGTGCCGACCGCCGCGGCGACGTCGCGCAGCGACCGGTCGCCTACTCCGCCGGCGGCGAACTCGTCGACCAGCTTGTCCAGTAACTGACCGCGCCGGCTCCGATCAGGACGGCTGGCCACTGGCGCGATGAAGTTGCTCAGAGCGGTTCTTTAGTCCTTGGGCCTCGAGTGCGAGGAAGCGTCTGGTCTTCTTTGCCAGCATTCGTCCGACCAAAGCGCCGAGCAGGCCGCGTTGCTCGAGTTGCTGACGCACCAGGGTGCGCCCGTCGGACCGGGGGATGACCCAATGTCGGGCGCTGACGTCGACTCCGGCTGATCGTTGCACCCAGGTCCACGTGGATCCGGCGTCGATGTCGGTGACTTCCCAGACCAGCTTCGCCATTCCGGGCTGCTTGATCGAGAACCGTTTGCCGACAGCAAGGTCGGGGCCGTCGTGACCGATCAGCGAGGTGACCGATTCGGTCCAGTCGGGCCAATGCTCGACGTCGCTGAACACCTTCCACACCAGCTGCGGTGGAGCGTCGATCTCGATGCTGTCTTC
This genomic stretch from Mycobacterium paraterrae harbors:
- a CDS encoding TetR/AcrR family transcriptional regulator, translating into MATRSESAAATRQSLIDAAAALLDLGGPEAVTLREVGARSGVSRSAAYRHFADKESLLTQVAANGLQELGDALEVLVANEDSAEVCLRSGLLALIDIGRDRPHLYRLMFSTPTGDIAGAVQAAERTQHLFLDIVGRITGPRQAHRYGALLLTTAHGITGLDLSGHLDMAKWHTTAEELVDTVISLLPKSK
- a CDS encoding TetR/AcrR family transcriptional regulator, which gives rise to MASRPDRSRRGQLLDKLVDEFAAGGVGDRSLRDVAAAVGTSHRMLLHHFGSRDELLLAIVAEVERRQMAVLADLPTDPADHFAAMWADVRRPELRPFERLFFECYARAANGEKPFDRMVPGAVDEWLELTEGLAEPAAARLGLAVVRGLLLDLVATGDDAGVDAAAGAFAQLLRLRQ
- a CDS encoding SRPBCC family protein, translated to MLTEDSIEIDAPPQLVWKVFSDVEHWPDWTESVTSLIGHDGPDLAVGKRFSIKQPGMAKLVWEVTDIDAGSTWTWVQRSAGVDVSARHWVIPRSDGRTLVRQQLEQRGLLGALVGRMLAKKTRRFLALEAQGLKNRSEQLHRASGQPS